One genomic segment of Catalinimonas alkaloidigena includes these proteins:
- a CDS encoding RNA polymerase sigma factor has protein sequence MELKKQFSKKALEDFRLIDEATENKDQQAYAELMRRYKKPVYHMILKMVRNVDDAEDLTIEAFAKAFRSLHRFKKDYTFSTWLFRIATNNTIDFIRKKKLETLSLNTSFKDDNGDAVNIDVEDNNLDPQEEAIKSQKKELVRVFVTKLPPKYQRLVKLRYFQEYSYDEIAKELDAPLGTVKAQLHRARELMYDLVKNKKEHI, from the coding sequence ATGGAATTAAAAAAACAGTTTTCTAAAAAGGCCTTAGAAGATTTCAGACTAATAGATGAAGCGACAGAGAATAAAGACCAGCAGGCATATGCAGAACTGATGCGTCGCTATAAGAAGCCGGTTTACCATATGATACTGAAAATGGTGCGCAATGTCGATGATGCTGAAGACCTTACAATAGAAGCTTTTGCCAAAGCCTTCCGCAGCCTGCACCGTTTTAAGAAAGATTATACTTTTAGTACCTGGCTCTTTCGTATTGCGACTAATAATACCATTGACTTTATCCGTAAAAAGAAGCTGGAGACGCTTAGCTTGAACACTTCTTTCAAGGATGATAATGGCGATGCGGTAAATATTGATGTAGAAGACAATAATCTTGATCCCCAGGAAGAGGCCATCAAAAGCCAGAAGAAAGAACTGGTACGTGTTTTTGTAACCAAACTGCCGCCTAAATACCAGCGACTTGTAAAACTTCGCTATTTTCAGGAGTATTCCTACGACGAAATAGCCAAAGAGCTGGATGCTCCCCTGGGTACCGTTAAGGCACAGCTACACCGTGCCCGTGAGTTGATGTACGACCTGGTGAAAAATAAGAAAGAGCATATCTGA
- a CDS encoding glycosyltransferase, whose translation MSKYTEDDTPYLHRNKSLPEAVSVIVCAHNEKERLKQLLPVLYAQNFKRFEIVVVDDRSTDGTLEFLYQEKKNHPNLKIVWVRARPEYIKGKKYALTLGIRAASHDKILLTDADCLPDSNNWIRGMSAALESAPLESSTPESSTLRNKKDFVLGYSPYEKRKGLLNAFIRYETLLTATLYCSAALAGKPYMGVGRNLAYRKSFFLAKKGFYKYIRIAGGDDDLFINEHATSDNVAIRISPQTKVHSIPKTTLLAYYRQKIRHLSVGKYYKQFDKKWLGALSISQIIFWIGLIVLILAGTEPYFIISGLIIKGYVQFIFIKTASRKLNDPIDLVLLPILDFLYVIYYVVLGIRALSSNNTRWN comes from the coding sequence TTGAGCAAATATACTGAAGACGATACTCCTTACCTTCACAGGAATAAAAGTCTGCCTGAAGCCGTATCAGTCATTGTCTGTGCTCACAATGAAAAAGAAAGACTGAAGCAACTACTGCCAGTGCTTTATGCACAGAATTTTAAAAGGTTTGAGATAGTGGTGGTAGATGACCGCTCAACTGATGGAACGCTTGAATTCCTGTATCAGGAAAAAAAAAATCATCCCAATCTTAAAATCGTGTGGGTACGTGCTCGCCCCGAATATATCAAAGGAAAGAAATACGCACTTACATTAGGCATAAGGGCGGCAAGTCATGACAAAATTCTGCTTACCGATGCCGACTGCCTGCCCGATAGCAATAACTGGATCCGGGGAATGAGTGCCGCACTGGAGAGTGCCCCTCTGGAGAGCTCCACTCCGGAGAGCTCCACTCTGCGGAATAAAAAGGACTTTGTGCTTGGTTATTCACCCTACGAAAAAAGAAAAGGCTTGCTCAATGCTTTCATACGCTATGAAACCCTGCTTACAGCAACATTATACTGCTCGGCAGCGTTGGCTGGCAAGCCCTATATGGGCGTTGGAAGGAACCTTGCTTACCGTAAGTCATTTTTTTTAGCAAAAAAAGGGTTTTACAAATACATAAGGATAGCCGGAGGGGATGATGATCTGTTTATCAATGAGCATGCCACTTCAGATAATGTAGCTATACGTATAAGCCCACAGACCAAGGTGCATTCCATCCCAAAAACTACTTTGTTAGCATATTATCGCCAGAAAATACGTCATCTAAGTGTAGGCAAATATTATAAACAATTTGACAAAAAATGGTTGGGTGCATTATCTATTTCGCAAATAATTTTCTGGATAGGACTTATAGTGCTTATATTGGCGGGAACTGAACCTTACTTTATAATATCAGGTTTGATAATAAAGGGTTATGTGCAGTTTATATTTATAAAAACTGCCAGTCGTAAGTTAAACGATCCTATTGATCTAGTACTATTGCCAATATTAGATTTTTTGTACGTTATTTACTATGTAGTTCTTGGGATTCGCGCACTCTCCTCAAATAATACCAGATGGAATTAA
- the mgtE gene encoding magnesium transporter: MEQISTSSNWEKLKEIIELRDKQRLEEHIESISTAEMVHAMAHLDKEDQLRLLNLLSPDYSAYLFEEIPDAQASELIEKLSAEKAATIIQEMWSNDQADLISSLEKEDAEAILAKMSPEEAEEVRRLARYADDTAGGLMITEFLVFPESDKVSDVIEDMNEHAEEYSDYNVQYCYVKSVKNKLIGVLRLRDLLLSPPRTPIRNIMLKNILSVPADQKLDQLLDFFEEHDFVGVPVTDYHEQLVGVVLRKDVLEAAADRSDAELMRTRGIVGGEELRSMPLFLRSRRRLSWLSVNIVLNVIAASVIAIYQDTLSSVIALAVFLPIISDMSGCSGNQAVAVSMRELSLNILKPNEIIRVVWQELSVGIINGIVLGVLIGIAAWIWKGNPYLGIVVGGALALNTLVAVGLGGAIPLFLKRIGMDPALASSPILTTVTDMFGFFLVLSLASVMLPLLT; this comes from the coding sequence ATGGAGCAAATATCAACCTCTTCTAACTGGGAAAAGCTTAAGGAGATCATTGAACTCAGGGATAAGCAGCGATTAGAAGAACATATAGAGAGTATCAGTACAGCTGAGATGGTGCATGCCATGGCGCATTTGGACAAAGAAGATCAGCTGCGCTTGCTCAACCTGCTCTCCCCCGATTATTCAGCTTATCTTTTTGAGGAAATTCCAGATGCTCAGGCTTCTGAGCTGATTGAAAAACTGTCAGCAGAAAAAGCGGCTACTATCATACAGGAAATGTGGAGTAATGACCAGGCTGATCTGATAAGCAGTCTGGAGAAAGAAGATGCTGAGGCTATTCTCGCAAAAATGAGCCCCGAAGAGGCGGAAGAAGTACGCCGACTTGCCCGCTATGCTGATGATACCGCCGGAGGACTGATGATCACCGAATTTCTGGTTTTTCCGGAATCTGACAAAGTTTCTGATGTCATTGAAGATATGAATGAGCATGCGGAAGAATACTCCGACTATAACGTACAGTATTGTTATGTCAAGTCTGTGAAAAATAAGCTGATAGGGGTGCTAAGGCTACGCGACCTGCTCTTATCACCTCCCAGAACACCTATCCGAAATATCATGCTCAAAAATATACTATCAGTTCCAGCAGACCAAAAGCTGGATCAGTTGCTGGACTTTTTTGAAGAACATGATTTTGTAGGCGTTCCCGTCACAGATTATCATGAACAGTTGGTAGGAGTGGTACTGAGAAAAGATGTGCTGGAAGCCGCTGCTGATCGTAGTGACGCTGAGCTTATGAGGACCCGTGGTATAGTTGGGGGTGAAGAGCTGAGAAGCATGCCTCTCTTTTTACGTTCCAGACGCAGGCTTTCCTGGCTAAGTGTGAATATAGTGCTGAATGTGATTGCTGCCAGTGTCATCGCTATCTATCAGGATACACTTAGTTCAGTGATTGCTCTGGCTGTTTTTTTACCGATCATTTCCGATATGAGCGGTTGTTCAGGCAACCAGGCCGTTGCAGTAAGTATGCGGGAACTTTCACTTAATATTCTTAAGCCTAATGAAATTATCAGGGTGGTATGGCAGGAGTTATCGGTAGGGATTATCAATGGAATAGTGCTGGGTGTGCTCATTGGCATTGCTGCCTGGATATGGAAAGGTAATCCGTATCTGGGGATAGTAGTGGGAGGAGCTTTGGCTTTGAATACTTTGGTGGCAGTAGGGCTGGGAGGTGCAATTCCTCTTTTTCTAAAAAGAATAGGTATGGATCCTGCTCTGGCTTCCAGTCCTATCCTAACTACGGTAACCGACATGTTTGGCTTCTTTTTAGTGCTAAGTCTGGCTTCCGTCATGCTGCCTTTATTAACCTAG
- a CDS encoding MlaE family ABC transporter permease: MSRVKDNPSTASEKDKKRDIISYLPKGLQDNFLTAAGLFQFAVNFFKELFRRPYEFKEVLNQAYRLGFGSLLLVGVSSFIMGMVFTLQTRPTLVEFGAESYIPAMVSVAIIREIGPVITAMICAGKVGSGIGAELGSMKVTEQIDAMAVSGTNPFKYVVVTRILAMTIALPILVFYADFVGLIGSFLGANIEGNISLPLYFIESIGAINFIDIFPATVKSFFFGFAIALVGCYKGYTTGKGTVGVGISANSAVVVASLLVFIIDLITVQITQFFN; this comes from the coding sequence ATGAGCCGTGTGAAAGATAATCCATCTACGGCTTCTGAAAAGGATAAAAAGAGAGATATAATCAGCTATCTCCCTAAAGGCTTACAGGATAATTTTTTAACAGCTGCAGGACTTTTTCAGTTTGCCGTAAATTTTTTTAAAGAGCTATTCAGAAGACCATATGAGTTTAAAGAAGTCCTGAATCAGGCCTATCGCCTGGGGTTTGGATCTTTGCTGCTGGTAGGTGTATCCAGCTTTATCATGGGCATGGTATTTACCTTACAGACACGTCCTACTTTAGTGGAGTTTGGTGCGGAGTCTTACATTCCTGCCATGGTATCGGTAGCGATCATCAGAGAGATCGGCCCGGTCATTACCGCCATGATATGTGCGGGAAAGGTAGGTTCGGGTATTGGTGCGGAGCTGGGTTCTATGAAGGTTACTGAACAAATAGACGCCATGGCGGTTTCAGGTACTAATCCCTTCAAATATGTAGTGGTTACCCGTATTCTTGCGATGACCATCGCTTTGCCGATTCTGGTTTTTTACGCTGATTTTGTGGGGTTAATTGGTTCTTTTCTGGGAGCCAATATAGAAGGAAATATTTCTTTGCCCTTGTATTTTATTGAAAGCATAGGGGCAATCAATTTTATAGACATTTTTCCTGCTACCGTAAAATCGTTCTTTTTTGGCTTTGCCATTGCCCTGGTAGGTTGCTATAAAGGCTATACTACTGGCAAAGGAACTGTAGGTGTAGGTATTTCAGCAAATTCTGCGGTGGTAGTGGCTTCATTGCTGGTTTTTATCATTGACCTGATCACAGTACAGATCACACAATTTTTTAACTGA
- a CDS encoding ABC transporter ATP-binding protein — protein MERQEVHTQMNEQQRNEEPVLVRARGFRKSFGDTDVLRDINFELREGENMVVLGKSGTGKSVLIKSMVGLHMPDEGELNVLDYNLTGINDEDLLKLRRKVGYLFQGGALYDSMTVRDNMRFPLERQVETKPEDEIEELVEEGLKSVGLIDAIDKLPAELSGGMQKRIALARTLILRPKIMLYDEPTTGLDPVTSKEISHLLMDMRDRYNITSIIVTHDIASAEMTADRIHILRNGTLDIQGTFNELANSDDEWVRAFFQ, from the coding sequence ATGGAACGTCAGGAAGTACATACACAAATGAATGAGCAGCAGAGGAATGAGGAGCCTGTTCTGGTGAGGGCAAGAGGTTTTAGAAAAAGCTTTGGAGATACTGATGTACTACGCGATATCAATTTTGAGCTCCGAGAAGGAGAGAACATGGTGGTGCTTGGCAAGTCTGGTACCGGCAAGTCAGTACTGATCAAAAGCATGGTGGGCTTGCACATGCCGGATGAAGGTGAACTCAACGTCTTGGATTATAACCTCACCGGTATTAATGATGAAGACCTGCTGAAATTAAGAAGAAAAGTAGGCTACCTGTTTCAGGGTGGTGCTCTATACGATTCCATGACAGTCAGGGACAATATGCGTTTTCCTTTGGAAAGACAGGTAGAAACAAAGCCGGAGGATGAAATTGAGGAACTGGTGGAAGAAGGACTTAAGAGTGTAGGTTTGATTGATGCCATTGATAAACTACCCGCCGAGCTTTCTGGAGGTATGCAGAAAAGGATTGCCCTGGCAAGGACGCTTATCTTGCGTCCGAAGATCATGCTTTATGATGAGCCAACCACTGGTCTTGATCCCGTTACTTCCAAAGAAATCAGCCATCTGCTGATGGATATGCGGGATCGTTATAATATAACTTCTATCATCGTTACGCATGATATTGCCAGTGCGGAAATGACAGCTGACAGAATACATATCCTGCGTAATGGCACACTGGACATACAAGGAACTTTTAACGAACTAGCGAATTCTGACGATGAATGGGTTCGCGCATTTTTTCAATGA
- a CDS encoding MlaD family protein, giving the protein MDDSKKKNIKLGLFVILGLLLFVAAIFFIGARQNLFGSNIEVTATFKNVEGLQVGSQVRFSGINIGTVESVTLKNDSAVQTTLLLEQRASQFIKEDAVAAISTAGLMGNKIITISSGSQTAASISDGDQLETTSPASVEDIMANLKETSNSAMQIASNIERISTRIEEGKGVIGNLVADTTNAEQVESMINSFEMATGNVQSILQDIDALAERTRNGEGALGKLMADQETAEKVEMIIDSLAKTGSISTDVAQNILEFSEKLSSDRGALDKVLTDTAFANDINETVNSVKQTSESIDQTTERINDSWILNIFGGGKDRDKIEEENKSDTSSVEE; this is encoded by the coding sequence ATGGATGATAGCAAGAAAAAAAATATAAAACTGGGTTTATTCGTAATCCTGGGTCTGTTGCTCTTCGTGGCAGCCATCTTTTTTATAGGAGCACGTCAGAATCTCTTTGGATCTAATATTGAAGTAACTGCTACATTCAAAAATGTAGAAGGTTTGCAGGTAGGAAGTCAGGTGCGATTTTCAGGCATCAATATAGGTACAGTTGAAAGTGTAACGCTGAAAAATGATTCGGCAGTACAGACTACGCTCCTGCTGGAGCAGAGGGCAAGCCAGTTTATCAAAGAAGATGCGGTAGCAGCAATATCTACTGCCGGCCTGATGGGGAACAAGATCATTACCATATCCTCAGGTTCGCAAACAGCGGCAAGCATAAGCGATGGGGATCAGTTAGAAACCACTTCACCGGCAAGTGTTGAAGACATTATGGCCAACCTGAAAGAAACCAGTAATAGCGCCATGCAAATTGCCAGCAATATAGAACGAATCAGTACAAGAATAGAAGAAGGGAAAGGTGTAATTGGCAACCTGGTAGCGGATACTACCAATGCCGAACAGGTAGAAAGTATGATCAATTCTTTTGAGATGGCTACAGGAAATGTACAGAGCATATTACAGGATATAGATGCCCTGGCAGAACGTACACGAAACGGAGAAGGCGCTTTAGGTAAGCTGATGGCTGACCAGGAAACCGCAGAGAAGGTAGAGATGATCATTGATTCTTTGGCTAAGACCGGATCTATTTCAACCGATGTAGCACAGAATATCCTTGAGTTTAGCGAAAAGCTAAGCAGTGACAGAGGAGCACTGGATAAAGTGCTGACAGATACAGCCTTTGCCAATGATATCAATGAAACGGTGAATTCTGTAAAACAGACTTCAGAAAGTATTGATCAGACTACAGAAAGAATTAACGACAGCTGGATTCTAAACATATTTGGTGGCGGAAAGGACCGGGATAAAATTGAGGAAGAAAATAAAAGTGATACAAGCAGCGTGGAAGAATGA
- a CDS encoding DUF86 domain-containing protein, protein MPPKEVLKYILDIESLIKELENVISLHAGDYTKFSSNFMAVRTVERDLEIIGEAVRKLKEIDPHLKISGYKQIIGLRNMIVHAYDSIDPTTLWRILLKDIPVLKEEIKEIKK, encoded by the coding sequence ATGCCGCCTAAAGAAGTGCTTAAATATATTCTTGATATTGAGTCTTTAATCAAGGAACTTGAGAATGTAATAAGCTTACATGCCGGAGACTACACAAAGTTTAGCTCAAATTTCATGGCAGTAAGAACCGTAGAACGTGATTTAGAAATTATCGGTGAGGCAGTCCGAAAACTCAAAGAAATTGATCCACACTTAAAGATATCCGGCTACAAACAAATCATTGGGCTAAGAAACATGATCGTTCATGCTTATGACTCAATTGATCCAACCACGTTATGGCGAATATTGCTCAAGGATATTCCTGTCCTCAAAGAAGAAATAAAGGAAATCAAAAAATAA
- a CDS encoding nucleotidyltransferase family protein: protein MIRIIEENIEALNSICKLNKVSELYLFGSATTGEFTDKSDLDFAVLFFESLSPLEHGDAFFSLKEDLENLFGREIDLLSYRVVKNPIFKEELDKTKVVLYAA, encoded by the coding sequence ATGATCAGGATAATAGAGGAAAATATTGAAGCGCTTAATTCCATATGTAAATTAAACAAGGTTTCTGAGCTTTATTTATTTGGATCAGCTACCACCGGAGAATTTACTGACAAGAGCGATTTAGATTTTGCTGTACTATTTTTTGAGTCTTTGTCGCCCTTAGAACATGGAGATGCATTTTTTTCCTTGAAAGAAGACCTGGAGAATTTATTTGGTCGTGAAATTGATTTATTGTCTTATAGAGTCGTTAAAAACCCTATATTTAAGGAGGAACTTGACAAAACTAAAGTAGTTCTTTATGCCGCCTAA